In one window of Armatimonadota bacterium DNA:
- a CDS encoding sensor histidine kinase produces MATRETRHNIETAAATGLSLSDRRLLERAASDLKVAADLAHADLLILCPTEKPGQLVVVAHGRPSTAHSLYPRSRSGDLVGAERNSPVWRSLKRGRPARGAEGLLVGGVPVEERVTPMRNREGHLIALLDMHRSAYYRRTARRRDDVLREAAAILSTMLFADTIDPTSMEKLIHAGDGIVVYDAAGRITYADARARAIYRKLELRKVLGEQLDERRLPGAVVLKRHQFRIHSELEIQVRDSVIIKRVIPLSPAGRNRGQVAVICDVTDLRRRERQRLVKAAVVQEIHHRVKNNLQTIASLLRLQVRRATSELTKRALRESVNRILSIATVHDFLSREGTEAVDVKELGESLLHSALNSNAVAHVEVRASGPHVLIRADQATPLALAVNELALNAVEHAFRGRDSGEVAIDVRRDGGDLVVEVRDNGVGLPADFSLDSSANLGLQIVQTLVTQDLRGRFAVGSEGGTWARISVPMPKAESEDA; encoded by the coding sequence ATGGCGACCCGCGAGACACGCCACAACATAGAGACGGCCGCGGCCACCGGGCTGTCGCTCTCCGATCGCCGACTACTGGAGCGAGCTGCTAGCGACCTCAAAGTGGCTGCGGACCTGGCGCACGCGGATTTGCTCATCCTGTGCCCGACGGAGAAGCCTGGGCAGTTGGTTGTCGTGGCACACGGACGGCCTTCGACCGCGCATTCCCTCTATCCGCGCAGTCGCAGCGGCGATCTGGTGGGGGCGGAGCGGAACTCGCCGGTGTGGAGGAGCCTGAAGCGCGGGCGGCCGGCGCGAGGGGCCGAGGGCCTGCTCGTCGGCGGGGTACCGGTTGAAGAGCGGGTCACGCCGATGCGCAACCGCGAGGGCCATCTCATAGCGCTCCTCGACATGCACCGCAGCGCCTACTATCGGCGGACGGCGCGGCGCCGGGACGACGTGCTGCGGGAAGCCGCGGCGATACTGAGCACCATGCTCTTCGCGGATACCATTGACCCGACGAGCATGGAGAAACTCATCCACGCGGGTGACGGCATCGTCGTGTATGACGCGGCGGGCCGCATCACCTATGCCGATGCGCGGGCGCGGGCCATCTACCGCAAGCTGGAGTTGCGCAAGGTGCTCGGGGAACAGCTCGACGAGCGCAGGCTCCCGGGCGCAGTTGTCCTCAAGCGACACCAGTTCCGCATCCACAGCGAACTGGAGATCCAGGTCCGGGACTCGGTCATCATCAAGCGCGTCATACCACTCAGCCCGGCCGGCAGGAATCGAGGCCAGGTCGCGGTGATCTGTGACGTCACGGATCTGCGCCGACGCGAGCGCCAGCGCCTGGTCAAGGCTGCCGTAGTGCAGGAGATCCATCACCGGGTCAAGAACAATCTGCAAACCATCGCCAGTCTACTGCGGCTCCAGGTGCGCCGCGCGACGAGTGAACTGACCAAGCGCGCGCTGCGCGAGAGTGTTAACCGCATCCTGAGCATCGCCACGGTTCACGATTTCCTGAGCCGGGAGGGCACGGAGGCGGTGGACGTGAAGGAACTGGGCGAAAGCCTGCTGCACTCGGCGTTGAACAGCAATGCAGTGGCACATGTGGAGGTGCGCGCCAGCGGCCCGCACGTGCTGATCCGGGCGGATCAGGCGACCCCGCTCGCGCTCGCAGTCAACGAGCTGGCGCTGAACGCGGTCGAGCATGCTTTCCGCGGGCGGGATTCCGGGGAAGTCGCGATCGACGTGCGACGGGATGGCGGTGACCTCGTAGTCGAGGTTCGCGACAACGGCGTTGGCTTGCCCGCCGACTTCTCGCTGGATAGCAGTGCCAACCTTGGGCTGCAGATCGTGCAGACTCTGGTCACGCAAGACTTGAGAGGCCGCTTCGCGGTGGGCAGCGAAGGCGGAACGTGGGCGCGGATATCGGTGCCGATGCCGAAGGCGGAGAGTGAAGATGCCTAA